Proteins from a genomic interval of Nematostella vectensis chromosome 5, jaNemVect1.1, whole genome shotgun sequence:
- the LOC5519851 gene encoding acyl-coenzyme A thioesterase MBLAC2 codes for MSIEREPFTYKKYPNGVYLVRETFYRAWSLANIFVVKGATKDLIIDTGIGLWDLPGFLKNHDLISKKKPYEAVATHIHFDHSGGLHQFENFAIHRLEANAISTGDAFELAWHMTQAEILQPPTPNWQAQDYKTPNATPTRVLDDGDVFDLGNRKIRVLHLPGHTKGSIALYEEDTKSLWTGDIIYQGPIIDCAPTSYIPDYIKACEQLKQLAPYVDIVFPGHGDIFDGKTLDQLLTDYLASKQACCSGVKDSMLRTAFGVMVKGRNKLSVGARCCYVGCCCYQCIQCTQTQNAVSGMPEQSYESEH; via the coding sequence ATGTCAATAGAGCGGGAACCTTTCACTTACAAGAAATACCCGAATGGCGTGTATTTAGTTCGCGAGACGTTCTACCGAGCATGGAGTTTAGCGAATATCTTCGTCGTAAAAGGCGCTACAAAAGATCTTATCATAGATACTGGAATCGGATTGTGGGATTTGCCAGGGTTTCTAAAGAACCATGATTTAATATCCAAGAAGAAGCCTTATGAAGCGGTGGCCACGCACATCCATTTTGATCACAGCGGCGGGCTTCATCAGTTCGAGAACTTCGCGATTCATCGCTTGGAAGCGAATGCTATAAGCACTGGAGACGCTTTTGAGCTAGCCTGGCATATGACCCAGGCGGAAATCTTGCAGCCCCCAACACCAAACTGGCAAGCACAGGATTACAAAACGCCGAATGCTACCCCAACACGGGTActcgatgatggtgatgtgtTTGATTTAGGAAACCGGAAAATTCGAGTGTTACATCTTCCTGGTCACACCAAGGGGAGTATCGCACTTTACGAGGAGGATACGAAATCATTATGGACCGGAGATATCATATATCAAGGACCTATTATAGATTGCGCTCCTACCAGTTATATACCAGATTACATCAAAGCCTGCGAACAACTGAAGCAGCTCGCACCGTACGTTGATATCGTCTTTCCAGGACATGGCGACATTTTCGATGGAAAGACATTGGACCAGTtattaactgattatttggcGAGTAAGCAGGCTTGTTGTAGTGGAGTGAAGGATTCGATGTTGAGGACGGCATTTGGGGTGATGGTAAAGGGTAGGAATAAACTAAGTGTGGGTGCGAGGTGTTGTTATGTAGGGTGCTGCTGCTATCAATGTATACAGTGTACACAGACGCAGAATGCGGTTTCTGGAATGCCAGAACAATCATATGAGAGCGAGCATTAG
- the LOC5519936 gene encoding acyl-coenzyme A thioesterase MBLAC2: MATQEDFSLHEVDPGLFLCRERFYVSSNQANIWVVKGSAKDLVIDTGIGLWDLPGFLKKVGAIGDKPYEAIATHVHFDHAGGLHQFEHFGIHKNEVNAISIGDNYEAVTFVNEGEVSKPPNEHFNARKFKILAAQPTRVLEDGDIIDLGNRKLRVLHLPGHSRGSIALYEEESKTLFSGDIIYDGMIIDWLPFSNLSDYTNSCQTLKALAPSVERVCPGHFNIFDGKTLKRLLITYMDSTQNCHKFGAGCLSAVSSVVLKGRNTNNVPAKCCFFCCCCCKCLCL, encoded by the coding sequence ATGGCGACTCAGGAGGATTTTAGTCTACATGAAGTTGATCCAGGACTATTTCTTTGTCGTGAGCGATTCTACGTATCGAGCAACCAAGCGAATATTTGGGTTGTGAAAGGCTCTGCGAAAGATCTTGTCATTGATACTGGGATTGGATTGTGGGATTTGCCGGGATTTCTGAAGAAAGTAGGCGCCATAGGAGACAAGCCGTACGAAGCAATAGCAACCCACGTTCACTTCGATCACGCTGGTGGTTTGCACCAGTTTGAGCATTTCGGTATACACAAGAATGAAGTGAACGCCATTTCAATTGGCGACAACTACGAAGCCGTGACTTTTGTCAATGAAGGAGAAGTCTCAAAGCCCCCAAATGAACATTTCAACGCaagaaaatttaaaatcttAGCAGCACAACCAACAAGGGTTCTAGAGGATGGTGATATTATTGATTTGGGGAATAGGAAATTGCGCGTATTGCATTTACCCGGGCATTCTCGCGGTAGCATAGCCCTGTATGAAGAGGAAAGCAAGACTTTATTCAGTGGCGATATCATTTACGACGGAATGATCATAGACTGGCTGCCATTTAGCAACCTCTCAGATTATACAAACTCCTGTCAAACATTAAAAGCCCTAGCACCCAGCGTGGAACGTGTATGCCCGGGGCACTTTAACATATTTGATGGGAAGACATTGAAGCGTTTGTTGATAACATACATGGATAGCACCCAGAACTGCCACAAGTTTGGTGCTGGGTGCCTTAGTGCGGTTTCAAGCGTTGTTCTCAAAGGAAGAAACACTAATAATGTCCCAGCAAAATGCTGCTTtttctgttgctgttgttgtaaATGTCTGTGTCTCTAA
- the LOC5519852 gene encoding acyl-coenzyme A thioesterase MBLAC2: MDANANTVEMEAGIRRPLVVGGTERLTPRELLRSFEPAFTLTQVENGLYLCQEKFFESNVRANIWVLQGSALDIIIDPGIGLWDLPGFLSASGVIGEKPFQAVATHAHFDHCGGLFQFDRFSLHQLDADTVTNGDNYAAGVNFILGTRISNVPIPNFNPRNYELTPTQPSCILTDGNIIDLGDKKLEVLHIPGHTPGSIALFEQTSGLLFTGDMLVKYKSRYLDLLPFSDVTSYAQSCHKLLAISQDVTRVCPGHFEMYDGRGLESRGLEYLETNTKWYRFKAGCIRGIFSMILRGRNTRHCPTKSCYYGCCCFLCFK, encoded by the coding sequence ATGGACGCCAATGCCAATACGGTCGAGATGGAAGCAGGGATTCGCAGACCCCTAGTTGTAGGAGGTACAGAGAGACTTACCCCACGAGAACTACTGCGGTCTTTTGAACCAGCGTTTACATTAACTCAAGTTGAAAACGGCCTGTATCTTTGCCAAGAGAAGTTCTTTGAGTCAAACGTTCGTGCAAATATCTGGGTCTTACAAGGCTCGGCGCTAGATATAATTATAGATCCTGGAATAGGACTGTGGGATTTACCCGGATTTCTATCAGCTTCTGGTGTGATAGGTGAGAAGCCATTCCAAGCCGTAGCCACACATGCGCATTTCGACCATTGTGGTGGACTCTTTCAGTTCGACCGCTTTTCGTTGCACCAACTCGACGCAGATACCGTCACAAACGGTGACAACTACGCGGCCGGGGTTAACTTTATCTTAGGAACCCGCATCAGTAATGTGCCCATTCCAAACTTCAACCCGCGAAATTACGAACTTACTCCCACCCAGCCCAGCTGCATTCTCACAGACGGGAATATCATTGATTTGGGTGACAAGAAGCTTGAGGTTCTACACATCCCTGGCCACACACCAGGCAGCATAGCGCTGTTTGAGCAGACGTCCGGTTTGTTGTTCACAGGAGACATGCTCGTCAAATACAAGTCCCGCTATTTGGATCTCTTaccttttagtgacgtcacaaGTTATGCGCAGTCGTGCCACAAATTGCTCGCTATTTCGCAGGACGTCACGCGCGTGTGCCCAGGCCACTTTGAGATGTATGACGGGCGCGGGCTCGAAAGTCGAGGGTTGGAGTACTTGGAGACGAATACCAAGTGGTATAGATTCAAGGCGGGATGCATACGTGGAATATTCTCGATGATTTTACGCGGGAGAAATACGCGACATTGTCCAACAAAGTCCTGTTATTACGGTTGCTGTTGCTTCTTGTGCTTCAAGTGA